In bacterium, one DNA window encodes the following:
- the ricT gene encoding regulatory iron-sulfur-containing complex subunit RicT, with product MEVEVIRVKYFNESREFHVPAGGIPLEAGDVVIVETEDGLDCCEVTAPARECPRRTLESPSATVLRKATPNDLEWLATKEETEETAAEMCRELAAKLELEMKLSSVKMTFDGAKVIFFFSADKRVDFRTLVRELAKTFRTRIEMRQIGVRDKAKQMGGLAVCGRPLCCTIFLETFDPVTMKMAKVQNLTLSPSKISGYCGRLMCCLAYENEFYRSVKEAFPGGVGKRVSTPQGEGEVKAVLALTGAVVVMLDSGAAVKVKLAEVEPVAEAATRTDAPPETEDT from the coding sequence ATGGAAGTCGAAGTTATTAGAGTAAAGTACTTCAACGAGAGTCGCGAGTTCCACGTGCCGGCGGGGGGTATTCCGCTCGAGGCCGGGGACGTGGTTATAGTGGAGACGGAAGACGGCCTCGATTGTTGCGAGGTTACGGCGCCCGCCCGCGAATGCCCCCGGCGAACCCTCGAGTCGCCTTCGGCTACGGTTCTCCGCAAAGCAACGCCCAACGACTTGGAGTGGCTCGCGACGAAGGAGGAGACCGAAGAAACGGCGGCGGAGATGTGCCGGGAGCTGGCGGCCAAGCTCGAGCTGGAAATGAAATTGTCGTCCGTAAAGATGACGTTCGACGGCGCTAAAGTCATATTCTTTTTTTCAGCCGACAAGCGGGTGGATTTCCGGACGTTGGTCCGCGAGCTCGCGAAGACGTTCCGCACCCGGATCGAAATGCGCCAGATAGGCGTGCGCGACAAAGCGAAGCAGATGGGAGGTTTGGCGGTTTGCGGCCGGCCGTTGTGCTGCACCATCTTCCTGGAGACGTTCGACCCGGTGACGATGAAGATGGCGAAGGTGCAAAATCTTACGCTGAGCCCGTCGAAGATATCGGGTTATTGCGGCCGCCTCATGTGCTGCCTGGCGTACGAAAACGAGTTTTACCGCAGCGTGAAGGAAGCGTTCCCGGGGGGCGTCGGGAAAAGAGTTTCCACGCCGCAGGGCGAGGGCGAGGTCAAGGCCGTCTTGGCGCTCACCGGCGCGGTAGTCGTAATGCTCGACTCCGGCGCCGCGGTAAAAGTTAAGTTGGCGGAGGTGGAGCCCGTGGCCGAAGCGGCGACCCGAACCGACGCTCCGCCCGAAACCGAAGACACGTAG
- a CDS encoding CapA family protein, protein MRNIKVGLYTLLLVAALIAALVVSTVALPPQIAAWRSRRSTDEARALVAQNKVFEAMALLKYAVALDPGNELAHFNLGVLELAVNGDAAAASDQFKRAAEADPGFARAYFNLGVVQLFYLHKPRVAADSFKRAVELDADYAAGYAGLGLAHESLGDYGAARDAYDRYLAMNLDGPWTELVEQHKRAIGGLPAVDDLAAKMRGDEDVFEIVAVGDMSLARGVNVDLYTGRSESPLRFVAPLIGRARIAFGNLESPLTKRAKRAPTKGPRGGSIYLKGNPDYAFILTEAGFDVLSLANNHIMDYGEQGLSDTIYYLEQEEIEHAGAGPDLAAALAPADVDVDGYVVRFLAFSGVEPREYYAGAAKAGTASLDEGTVVSAISRAKSEANLVVVSLHWGGESMAYPSSEQKRLAHKFVDAGADVILGHHPHVIQGVESYEGAVIAYSLGNFLFDSRYPERHYSTLLAVEVSRSRGILGFRLIPIYIEGTEPTVSAEADVMGFLEFALLSGSGERVGVRPPRPSRGGKAPKT, encoded by the coding sequence ATGCGCAACATTAAGGTCGGTCTCTACACCTTACTCTTGGTAGCGGCGCTGATAGCGGCGCTCGTGGTTTCGACGGTCGCGCTGCCGCCCCAGATCGCGGCCTGGCGTTCGCGGCGTTCGACGGACGAGGCCCGGGCGCTCGTGGCCCAGAACAAGGTCTTCGAGGCCATGGCCTTGTTGAAGTACGCCGTCGCGCTCGACCCGGGTAATGAGCTCGCCCATTTCAACCTCGGCGTTTTGGAGCTGGCGGTTAACGGCGACGCCGCGGCCGCCTCCGACCAGTTCAAGCGCGCGGCGGAGGCCGACCCCGGTTTCGCCCGGGCGTACTTTAACCTCGGCGTAGTCCAGTTGTTCTATCTCCATAAACCGCGCGTCGCCGCGGACAGCTTCAAGAGGGCGGTGGAGCTGGACGCCGATTACGCGGCCGGGTACGCCGGGTTGGGCCTGGCGCACGAATCCTTGGGCGATTACGGCGCCGCCCGCGACGCGTACGACCGTTACCTGGCGATGAACCTCGACGGGCCGTGGACCGAACTGGTCGAGCAGCACAAGCGCGCCATCGGCGGCCTCCCCGCCGTGGACGACCTCGCCGCCAAGATGCGGGGCGACGAGGACGTTTTCGAGATAGTCGCGGTCGGCGATATGAGCCTGGCGCGCGGCGTCAACGTGGACCTCTACACCGGCCGGTCCGAGAGCCCGCTGCGGTTCGTGGCGCCCCTTATAGGCCGCGCCCGGATAGCTTTCGGGAACCTCGAGTCGCCCCTCACCAAACGCGCCAAGCGCGCGCCGACGAAAGGGCCCCGCGGCGGTTCGATATATCTGAAAGGTAATCCGGACTACGCGTTCATTTTAACCGAGGCCGGCTTCGACGTGTTGTCGCTCGCCAACAACCACATCATGGACTACGGCGAGCAGGGTCTATCGGACACCATATATTACCTCGAGCAGGAAGAGATAGAGCACGCGGGCGCCGGCCCTGACCTCGCCGCGGCGCTCGCCCCCGCCGACGTGGATGTCGACGGCTACGTAGTGCGGTTTTTGGCCTTCAGCGGCGTGGAGCCGCGAGAGTACTACGCCGGCGCAGCCAAGGCCGGGACCGCGTCCCTTGACGAGGGTACGGTCGTGAGCGCCATAAGTCGCGCCAAGAGCGAAGCCAACCTGGTCGTGGTATCGCTCCACTGGGGGGGCGAATCCATGGCCTACCCCTCCTCGGAGCAGAAGAGGCTCGCCCACAAGTTCGTCGACGCCGGCGCGGACGTAATCCTGGGTCATCACCCTCACGTCATCCAAGGCGTCGAGTCGTACGAGGGCGCCGTAATCGCGTATAGCCTGGGCAACTTCCTCTTCGATTCGCGGTACCCGGAGCGACACTACTCTACGCTGTTGGCCGTAGAGGTTTCGCGTTCGCGCGGCATACTGGGATTCCGTTTGATCCCCATATACATCGAGGGCACCGAGCCGACGGTATCGGCCGAGGCCGACGTAATGGGTTTCTTGGAGTTCGCCCTCCTCAGCGGTTCCGGCGAACGCGTCGGCGTCAGGCCGCCCCGGCCGTCGCGAGGCGGCAAGGCGCCGAAGACGTAA
- a CDS encoding YIP1 family protein, protein MCALCVSRGAEVSGRLVCRECMEALSAKSGLRREVPWENRRGMSYARAFFSTWRDVIFAPRAFFAGLAPEGGLFKPLVFAAICLAIGMVGSLWGIGEAASALVGPSGAALVAAMALALAPATYVLSFVVTVAFLHLLARGLGGRAAVRGTTRAAAYAQAAAVAEVIPAVGGILAFVLRLSLYGWGVSAVHGFSLKKAIAFYVIVLVAAAGFIYFGVRLLTPFLPPGV, encoded by the coding sequence ATGTGCGCATTATGCGTTAGCCGCGGCGCCGAGGTCTCGGGCCGGCTCGTCTGTCGCGAGTGTATGGAGGCGCTCTCGGCCAAGAGCGGTTTGCGCCGGGAAGTGCCCTGGGAAAACCGTCGCGGGATGTCGTACGCGCGCGCTTTTTTCTCGACCTGGCGCGACGTCATCTTCGCGCCGCGCGCGTTCTTCGCCGGCCTCGCGCCCGAGGGCGGCCTCTTCAAGCCGTTGGTCTTCGCCGCGATATGCCTGGCTATCGGCATGGTGGGGAGTTTATGGGGCATAGGCGAAGCGGCCAGCGCGCTCGTCGGCCCTTCCGGCGCGGCGCTGGTCGCGGCTATGGCGCTGGCGCTTGCGCCGGCGACGTACGTACTATCGTTCGTCGTAACGGTGGCGTTCCTGCACTTGCTCGCGCGGGGCTTGGGGGGGCGGGCCGCCGTACGCGGCACGACCCGCGCCGCGGCCTACGCCCAGGCCGCCGCGGTGGCCGAGGTTATCCCGGCCGTAGGCGGCATCCTCGCGTTCGTCTTGCGGCTTTCGCTCTACGGGTGGGGCGTGTCGGCGGTGCACGGCTTTTCCCTCAAGAAGGCCATAGCGTTTTATGTTATCGTATTGGTCGCCGCGGCGGGTTTCATCTATTTCGGCGTAAGGCTGCTGACGCCGTTCCTGCCGCCGGGCGTTTAA
- the smc gene encoding chromosome segregation protein SMC translates to MRLRTLDIFGFKSFPHRTRVEFGAGVSAVVGPNGCGKSNVADAFRWALGEQSAKALRGDVMEDLVFNGTADTPALSMAEVSIAFSDVSGYVPTDGDELVVTRRMYRSGESHYFINRRPVRLKDVRDLFADTGLGKASYAVVEQGMVEAIVKAKADERRAFFEEAAGIRGYRTKRAEALRKLEDVEANMERIDDLYAEYKRRARALKRQAGAARRYQGLVDRLRELDVAFAKRKYVAKAEERRAALAGRDECAAANREAKGRAAAAAAEVSRLDAEVAAGEIELERKEKDLLERQRGMNEAEAAKQLAEERRRAVDQEVGRLGEEGEQLVAKLRGAGEEGERLAAELERTQKQIADGEERKERAAAELAAARSREGELSGGLEAARGEQLARFHDRTQLANLHATAAATRKSFAQELRRLRDEAGRQASLFDENYASLNNISAELESLGREWTECRNGAEELAASEERLAREHAAAEAAAAELGSEREKARSRLQSLEELARGFESFGAGAAALLEGGAPSGIAGVLADVVAVREGYEAAVERALGCAAAALLAEDLATATAYGRSLKDSGAGRAAFVVPGEGRAAAADLPVVEGVKGWASDFVAAQGPYADAVKGLLAGVVVVDGLAALEAVSEVSPGTPAVTVDGDWWDGRATLFAGAAEEVGATILGRRAEIERLGAAVADLDSRLEAARREVARLRAAREELVRRKQENAARLVRLEAARGSVEGALARARDEGRVLGENRGVLAAEIGQVEARLAEVFGDEERLGGQLDATSRACEETGEAVAEIEEQLRAVRGVVVENEKAAAAAREVVAALGEKSRGLAGERERLERLKEEGAARLEALAAASGRKAAEAAELAAEVEECGAEIAERAAAFHNAERGVEEARLIRAELIGRRREAEEARAAAEGAAAEVADVLKEREVEVASLVGELSALEEAAAAKHDVRLSALAADEYELEGDVSAAEAEREELAKRLGKMGEINFLAAREYDELAATLTELEEQRADLARARADLDEGIARIDAHSREKFAATFEVVREEFQRIFREAFEGGQADLKLQPGVDPLDAGIYVYAQPPGKKMEHLSLLSGGEKALAAIALIFALFNARPAPFAILDEVDAPLDENNINRFLKILAQYRDSVQFMVITHARRTMEASDAIYGVTMERRGISKILSLKMQEVPLEFMEVAAAAPPA, encoded by the coding sequence ATGCGCTTAAGGACTTTAGATATTTTCGGCTTTAAATCTTTCCCCCACCGGACCCGCGTCGAGTTCGGCGCGGGCGTCAGCGCCGTTGTGGGGCCGAACGGGTGCGGCAAATCCAACGTCGCCGACGCCTTCCGCTGGGCGCTGGGCGAGCAATCGGCCAAGGCGTTGCGCGGCGACGTCATGGAGGACCTGGTCTTCAACGGCACCGCCGACACGCCGGCCCTTTCGATGGCCGAGGTTTCCATCGCTTTCTCCGACGTTAGCGGATACGTTCCGACCGACGGCGACGAGCTGGTCGTAACGCGGCGCATGTACCGTTCGGGCGAGTCGCACTATTTCATCAACAGACGGCCCGTCCGTTTGAAGGACGTGCGCGACCTGTTCGCGGATACGGGTTTGGGAAAGGCCTCGTACGCCGTGGTCGAACAGGGAATGGTAGAGGCTATCGTCAAGGCCAAGGCCGACGAGCGGCGGGCCTTTTTCGAGGAGGCCGCCGGTATCCGGGGATACCGGACCAAGCGCGCCGAAGCGCTGCGTAAGCTGGAAGACGTCGAGGCCAACATGGAGCGCATCGACGACCTGTACGCCGAGTATAAGCGGCGGGCGCGGGCGTTAAAGCGCCAGGCCGGCGCCGCGCGGCGGTACCAGGGCCTGGTGGACCGGCTCCGCGAGCTCGACGTCGCCTTCGCCAAGCGCAAGTACGTCGCCAAAGCGGAGGAGAGGCGTGCCGCGCTGGCGGGCCGCGACGAGTGCGCCGCGGCTAACCGCGAGGCTAAGGGTCGCGCGGCCGCCGCCGCCGCCGAGGTCTCGCGCCTCGACGCCGAAGTCGCCGCGGGCGAGATCGAGCTGGAGCGTAAGGAAAAAGACCTCCTCGAGCGCCAACGGGGGATGAACGAGGCCGAGGCGGCGAAGCAGCTCGCCGAAGAAAGGCGCCGCGCCGTCGACCAGGAAGTCGGGCGCCTGGGCGAGGAGGGCGAACAGCTCGTCGCGAAGCTCCGCGGCGCGGGCGAGGAGGGCGAGCGGCTGGCCGCCGAACTCGAGCGAACCCAAAAGCAAATCGCCGACGGCGAGGAGCGTAAGGAGCGCGCCGCGGCCGAGCTCGCGGCCGCCCGGTCGCGGGAGGGCGAGCTCTCGGGCGGGTTGGAGGCGGCGCGCGGCGAGCAGTTGGCGCGGTTCCACGACCGGACCCAGCTCGCCAACCTCCACGCCACGGCCGCGGCCACGCGCAAAAGTTTTGCCCAGGAGCTCCGCCGCCTCCGGGACGAAGCAGGCCGCCAGGCGTCGCTCTTCGACGAGAACTACGCGTCGCTGAATAATATTTCGGCCGAGCTGGAGTCGCTCGGGCGGGAGTGGACCGAATGCCGGAACGGGGCCGAGGAGTTGGCGGCTTCCGAGGAGCGTCTGGCGCGCGAGCACGCCGCGGCCGAAGCGGCGGCGGCGGAACTCGGCAGCGAGCGCGAGAAAGCTCGGTCGCGCCTCCAGTCGCTGGAGGAACTCGCCCGCGGGTTCGAGTCCTTCGGCGCGGGCGCGGCGGCGCTTTTGGAGGGTGGTGCTCCTTCCGGCATCGCCGGCGTCCTGGCGGACGTGGTCGCGGTGCGGGAAGGGTACGAGGCCGCGGTGGAGCGGGCGCTGGGTTGCGCCGCGGCGGCGCTCTTGGCCGAAGACCTGGCCACCGCCACCGCCTACGGCCGTAGCCTTAAAGACTCGGGCGCGGGGCGCGCCGCTTTCGTCGTCCCCGGCGAGGGCCGGGCCGCGGCCGCGGACCTGCCCGTGGTAGAGGGCGTGAAGGGTTGGGCGTCGGATTTCGTAGCGGCCCAAGGGCCGTACGCCGACGCCGTGAAAGGGTTATTGGCCGGCGTCGTGGTCGTCGACGGCCTGGCGGCGCTCGAGGCGGTGTCCGAAGTGTCGCCCGGGACGCCGGCGGTAACGGTCGACGGCGATTGGTGGGACGGCCGGGCGACGCTGTTCGCCGGCGCGGCCGAGGAGGTCGGCGCTACCATCCTGGGTCGCCGCGCGGAGATCGAAAGGCTCGGCGCGGCCGTCGCCGACCTCGACTCGAGGCTGGAAGCGGCTCGCCGCGAGGTGGCGCGTTTGCGGGCGGCCCGCGAAGAGCTCGTCCGCCGGAAGCAGGAGAACGCGGCGCGCCTGGTGCGGCTCGAGGCGGCGCGCGGAAGCGTCGAAGGCGCGTTGGCGCGCGCCCGCGACGAGGGCCGCGTGCTGGGGGAAAACCGCGGCGTCCTGGCGGCGGAAATAGGGCAGGTTGAAGCTCGCCTCGCGGAGGTCTTCGGCGACGAGGAACGGCTCGGCGGCCAGCTCGACGCCACGTCCCGCGCCTGCGAGGAAACCGGCGAGGCCGTGGCGGAGATCGAGGAACAGCTGCGTGCCGTCCGCGGCGTCGTCGTCGAGAACGAAAAAGCGGCGGCCGCGGCGCGCGAGGTAGTCGCCGCGTTGGGCGAGAAATCGCGGGGGCTCGCCGGCGAGCGCGAGCGCCTTGAGCGGTTAAAAGAGGAGGGCGCGGCCAGACTCGAAGCGCTGGCCGCGGCGTCGGGACGAAAGGCCGCGGAGGCCGCCGAGCTTGCCGCGGAGGTAGAAGAGTGCGGCGCCGAAATCGCGGAGCGCGCGGCCGCTTTCCATAACGCGGAGCGCGGCGTCGAAGAGGCCCGCCTCATCCGGGCGGAGCTTATAGGCCGGCGGCGGGAGGCGGAGGAAGCGCGGGCCGCCGCGGAGGGCGCGGCCGCGGAAGTGGCCGACGTGTTGAAGGAGAGAGAGGTCGAAGTCGCGTCGCTGGTGGGCGAGTTGAGCGCGCTCGAGGAAGCGGCCGCCGCGAAGCACGACGTCCGGTTGAGCGCCCTCGCCGCCGACGAGTACGAGCTGGAGGGCGACGTCTCCGCGGCGGAGGCCGAGCGGGAAGAGCTGGCCAAGCGGCTCGGCAAGATGGGCGAGATCAACTTCCTCGCCGCGCGCGAGTACGACGAGCTGGCCGCGACGCTGACCGAGCTGGAGGAGCAGCGGGCGGACCTCGCCCGGGCCCGCGCCGACCTCGACGAGGGTATAGCGAGAATCGACGCCCACAGCCGCGAAAAATTCGCCGCGACCTTCGAGGTCGTTCGCGAAGAGTTCCAGCGGATCTTCCGGGAGGCCTTCGAAGGCGGCCAGGCCGACCTTAAGCTGCAACCGGGAGTGGACCCCCTCGACGCCGGGATATACGTCTACGCCCAACCGCCGGGTAAAAAGATGGAACACCTCTCGCTCCTATCGGGGGGCGAAAAAGCGCTCGCGGCCATAGCGTTGATATTCGCCCTCTTCAACGCGCGTCCGGCGCCGTTCGCCATCCTGGACGAGGTCGACGCGCCGCTCGACGAGAACAATATCAACCGGTTCCTCAAGATATTGGCGCAGTACCGCGATAGCGTCCAATTCATGGTCATCACCCACGCGCGCCGCACGATGGAGGCGTCCGACGCCATTTACGGCGTTACGATGGAACGGCGGGGCATCTCTAAAATTTTATCGTTGAAGATGCAAGAAGTACCTCTGGAGTTTATGGAGGTCGCGGCGGCGGCGCCGCCGGCTTAA